A single genomic interval of Rhodothermales bacterium harbors:
- a CDS encoding lasso peptide biosynthesis B2 protein, with protein MALLRKFLARSWADRVLLVRAFVLVSAVRIGLWVLPYRTVHRLADCPVAPRAMTPDEERRSLRRIIGAVEAMSRRLLGTKPCLTQALAAQRILRQEGMDSTLRIGVAKDGQELLAHAWLERGTRVLIGGGHSPRLYAPLVPMRPETPAHQEPA; from the coding sequence ATGGCGCTCCTGCGTAAGTTCCTCGCCCGCTCGTGGGCCGACCGGGTGTTGCTCGTTCGTGCGTTCGTGCTCGTGAGCGCCGTCCGAATCGGGCTGTGGGTGCTGCCGTACCGGACCGTCCACCGGCTCGCGGACTGCCCCGTAGCGCCGCGAGCGATGACGCCGGATGAGGAGCGACGGAGCCTCCGTCGGATCATTGGAGCCGTCGAGGCGATGAGCCGCCGGCTCCTCGGGACGAAGCCGTGCCTCACCCAGGCGCTCGCGGCGCAGCGGATCCTCCGGCAGGAGGGGATGGACTCGACCCTGCGAATCGGCGTGGCGAAGGACGGCCAAGAGCTGCTGGCCCACGCGTGGCTCGAGCGTGGCACCCGGGTGCTCATCGGGGGGGGGCATTCGCCGCGGCTATACGCCCCGTTAGTACCGATGCGGCCAGAGACGCCCGCCCACCAGGAGCCGGCGTGA
- a CDS encoding lasso peptide isopeptide bond-forming cyclase, whose amino-acid sequence MSAVAGLYLLDGRAVDRATPARMIGTMPHRSPDGSAVWTGGAVGLAHGAFHTTPESLHEVLPLTNEAGTLTITADARIDNRDELIAWLALPNRPEPIADSELILAAYEAWGERCLDRLVGDFAFAIWDARQRALFCARDYVGTRPLYYYYEPGQIFAFGSEVKAILTLDGVPEDINEVKVADYLSWSWDDVESTLYEGVLRLPHAHALRVDAHGIRKWKYYELRPVPSAGCHSDADYTERFRELFTEAVRCRLRSAFPVASQLSGGLDSSAVSCVARDILLGAGRGELHTISLVFDEDQASDERSYISAVLEQGGFVPHFVPGDTGGPLSDLDEIYGTLDSELISGNPRLVWVMLQEARRRGVRVLLDGLDGDNVISHGYLRLKELVDADDWEAFADEATQLVARFKSADHMQEAQREMADPKALARVFGTYGVPRLRAYAEEGAWTRYWEGLQTARRAFSLKRGPLLRRHWRYLLAPAWLLKLWRASKGNGSGSVSGAQVPPPLLSRQFAERIRHRERLAEFEGLKSNAEGVRESQREVLGGGKLAIGLELGNLCASAQHVEIRHPFMDRRLVEFCLSLPSEFSLRNGWTRFILRQALVDVLPERIAWRTGKGNMVPTFTPGLFERNDERLREHVTDLGPLAEFVDTEAVRRMYERGAELGELDQVRLAAVATMSFWLKRRREPSVDTDASASEDRNG is encoded by the coding sequence GTGAGCGCGGTCGCCGGGCTTTACCTGTTGGATGGCCGGGCCGTAGACCGGGCCACCCCGGCGCGTATGATCGGCACGATGCCTCACCGGAGCCCCGACGGGTCCGCGGTGTGGACGGGGGGCGCGGTGGGGTTGGCCCACGGCGCATTCCACACGACGCCGGAGTCGCTCCACGAGGTGCTCCCGCTCACGAACGAGGCGGGCACGCTCACGATCACGGCCGACGCCCGGATCGACAACCGGGACGAGTTGATCGCCTGGCTGGCGCTCCCGAACCGGCCCGAACCGATCGCGGACAGCGAGCTCATCCTCGCAGCGTACGAGGCGTGGGGGGAGCGGTGCCTCGACCGGCTCGTGGGGGACTTCGCTTTCGCTATTTGGGACGCTCGCCAGCGGGCGCTCTTCTGCGCACGGGACTACGTGGGGACGCGGCCCCTGTACTACTACTACGAGCCGGGGCAGATCTTCGCCTTCGGGAGCGAGGTCAAAGCGATCCTAACGCTCGATGGAGTGCCAGAGGACATCAACGAGGTCAAGGTCGCAGACTATCTGTCGTGGAGCTGGGACGACGTAGAGAGCACGCTCTACGAGGGCGTCCTCCGCCTCCCTCACGCCCACGCCTTGAGGGTGGACGCACACGGGATACGGAAGTGGAAGTACTACGAACTCCGTCCGGTGCCCTCGGCGGGTTGCCACTCCGACGCCGACTACACGGAGCGCTTCAGGGAGCTCTTCACTGAAGCCGTCCGTTGCCGTTTGAGGAGCGCCTTCCCGGTCGCCTCCCAACTCAGCGGGGGGCTCGATTCCTCAGCCGTGTCTTGCGTTGCTCGAGACATCTTGCTAGGGGCGGGGCGGGGGGAGCTCCACACCATCTCCCTGGTCTTCGACGAGGACCAGGCCAGCGACGAGCGCTCCTACATCTCGGCCGTCCTCGAGCAAGGCGGCTTCGTCCCTCATTTCGTCCCCGGAGACACGGGGGGACCCCTGAGCGACCTCGACGAGATCTACGGCACGCTCGACAGCGAGCTGATTTCGGGGAATCCTCGTTTAGTATGGGTGATGCTCCAGGAGGCGCGCCGCAGGGGGGTCCGGGTCCTCTTGGACGGCCTGGACGGCGACAACGTGATCTCCCACGGGTACCTCCGGCTGAAAGAGCTCGTGGACGCCGACGATTGGGAGGCCTTCGCAGACGAGGCCACCCAGCTCGTGGCGCGCTTCAAGAGCGCCGACCACATGCAAGAGGCCCAAAGAGAGATGGCCGACCCGAAGGCCTTGGCGAGGGTTTTCGGAACGTACGGGGTCCCACGCCTACGGGCCTACGCGGAAGAGGGCGCGTGGACTCGGTACTGGGAAGGCCTGCAGACGGCTAGGCGCGCCTTCTCCCTTAAGCGCGGCCCCTTGCTCAGGCGCCACTGGCGATACCTGCTGGCCCCTGCGTGGCTGCTCAAGTTGTGGAGGGCGTCCAAGGGGAACGGGTCGGGGAGCGTCTCCGGCGCGCAGGTCCCTCCGCCGCTGTTGAGTCGGCAGTTCGCCGAACGGATCCGACATCGCGAGCGGCTCGCTGAGTTCGAGGGGCTCAAGTCCAACGCCGAGGGGGTGCGGGAGTCGCAGAGGGAAGTGTTGGGGGGGGGGAAGTTGGCAATAGGCCTCGAATTGGGAAACCTGTGCGCCAGTGCGCAACACGTAGAGATCCGTCACCCGTTCATGGACCGGCGTTTGGTAGAGTTCTGCCTGTCGCTTCCTTCCGAGTTCAGCCTCCGCAACGGTTGGACGCGCTTCATCCTCCGACAGGCCCTCGTCGACGTACTGCCAGAGCGTATAGCTTGGCGCACCGGTAAAGGAAACATGGTCCCAACGTTCACCCCAGGCCTCTTCGAGCGCAACGACGAGCGATTACGCGAGCACGTAACGGACCTCGGCCCGCTCGCGGAGTTCGTGGACACTGAAGCGGTCCGCCGCATGTACGAGCGAGGAGCGGAGCTAGGCGAGCTAGACCAGGTCCGTTTGGCCGCAGTAGCCACGATGTCCTTCTGGCTCAAGCGGCGCCGTGAACCGTCCGTGGATACCGATGCCTCCGCTTCCGAAGATCGAAACGGTTGA
- a CDS encoding PqqD family peptide modification chaperone — translation MNAFMVTERSTVVVKPGLTAADLGGEAVVLDPHTGRYYGLNELGARIFELSQKPRSVDRIMAALLQEYDVAEDQLRTDVVAFLREMENRELIEISDGAPA, via the coding sequence GTGAACGCCTTCATGGTTACAGAGCGCTCGACCGTCGTAGTGAAGCCGGGTCTTACGGCCGCAGACCTAGGCGGAGAAGCCGTCGTCCTCGACCCCCATACCGGCCGTTACTACGGGCTGAACGAGCTCGGCGCCCGCATCTTCGAGCTCTCGCAGAAGCCCCGCTCTGTAGACCGGATCATGGCGGCCCTCCTGCAGGAGTACGACGTCGCAGAGGACCAACTGAGGACGGACGTGGTCGCCTTCCTGCGTGAGATGGAGAACCGCGAACTCATCGAGATCAGCGATGGCGCTCCTGCGTAA
- a CDS encoding T9SS type A sorting domain-containing protein, with translation MRFPSAPLLFTLLLCFAPRVAQADPHFASCSERTGNNATLIVPASAIAINGAALEANDELAVFTPGGTCAGRLVWNGGNAALAVWEDDPMTEATEGFAEGDAMTYAVWDASESLEYGRDLGEISVTYDGAFEDAGVFLPDAVYQAAQISVSVPVTDEPSAPSLFALDGNFPNPFSEQTTIPYEIAESTRVKLEVYDMLGHRVHVLVDATLPAGRHEVGFVAGSELASGIYLYRLQAGEHTLHRKMTLVN, from the coding sequence ATGCGCTTTCCTTCTGCCCCCCTCCTCTTCACCCTCCTGCTCTGCTTCGCCCCCCGCGTAGCGCAGGCCGACCCCCACTTCGCCTCGTGTTCCGAGCGGACCGGGAACAACGCGACCCTGATCGTCCCGGCCTCGGCCATCGCCATCAACGGGGCCGCGCTCGAAGCGAACGACGAGCTCGCCGTCTTCACGCCTGGCGGCACGTGTGCCGGCCGGCTGGTCTGGAACGGGGGGAACGCGGCGCTCGCCGTGTGGGAGGACGACCCCATGACGGAGGCCACGGAGGGGTTCGCCGAAGGCGACGCGATGACGTACGCGGTCTGGGACGCGTCGGAGAGCCTCGAGTACGGCCGCGACCTCGGCGAGATCTCGGTGACGTACGACGGCGCGTTCGAAGACGCCGGGGTCTTCCTCCCCGACGCCGTCTACCAGGCGGCGCAGATCAGCGTCAGCGTCCCGGTGACCGATGAGCCGTCCGCTCCGAGCCTGTTCGCCCTCGACGGCAACTTCCCCAACCCGTTCAGCGAGCAGACGACGATCCCTTACGAGATCGCGGAGTCCACCCGGGTCAAGCTCGAGGTGTACGACATGCTCGGCCACCGGGTGCACGTCCTCGTCGACGCCACGCTCCCGGCCGGCCGCCACGAGGTCGGGTTCGTCGCCGGGAGCGAGCTCGCGAGCGGGATCTACCTCTACCGGCTCCAAGCGGGCGAGCACACGCTGCACCGGAAGATGACGCTGGTCAACTAA
- a CDS encoding polysaccharide biosynthesis tyrosine autokinase, which yields MNAPNLDSRRATPGYAPSSQSKNKQIERVLDVLYRRRWIIATVFVLVLAVGVVYTLQQEPAYQATSLIMVELNRMPGGETVVSEGNTPFVRSDRSIATELFILQNSYTINARVNERLREMSAENPDVAFPPRGGVQFGPASRSINNALAVSATSLDPQEAALLANLYAEEYVRQTQDASRTHLVQTHDFLEKQAAKRREELRAAEDAVENYMRRTGAVGLNQEGSSLVARIAGLEAQRDEARIDMQMRRTQLSSINAQLSDINAQLPKRVSSNVDRRLAVLQENLARLEEERRVILGYTGARDQRRLDEINAEIPRLEAEVDQLTEEYVNEVMAVGGIEAGSSAVGFAAEMKRNAVQQAIEVEGLEARVGTLTSRLREYQAELANIPGQSTDLARLERTRQHAEQMYQYVVERLQETKISLESEPGYARVLRHASVPGMPFGADPFKNIAMALLLGLAAGIALALVRDKLDNRIYKPDQLRDRDLDVLGVIPGMEALIKKEHGGDEFADYRGQRISTNLTTLLQPLSSTSEAYRHLRTAVQFSRPGVVVQTVLVTSAAPSEGKSTTAANLALTMAQAKRRTLLIDADIRKPKQHKMFGCPIEPGLVQLLYQGDAHRDAAVDVFQTPFDENLFVMPAGALVSDTPGGEGPTRVEEPSEMLGSKRMRDVLETLRGQFDIIVIDSPPVLAATDAVLLSTQADATIVVASAGTTKEGDLEHSLERLGDVGAHVIGTLLNRFDLSMAYGYKYSYGQYGPYSKYSYGQDEAPKPWWKRLRRGEGVS from the coding sequence ATGAACGCTCCTAACCTCGATTCCCGCCGCGCTACGCCTGGATATGCGCCTTCTTCGCAGTCGAAGAACAAGCAGATCGAGCGCGTGCTCGACGTCCTGTACCGCCGCCGGTGGATCATCGCTACGGTCTTCGTCCTGGTGCTGGCGGTGGGCGTCGTTTACACGCTGCAGCAGGAGCCGGCCTACCAGGCGACCTCCCTCATCATGGTGGAGCTCAACCGGATGCCGGGGGGGGAGACGGTCGTTTCCGAGGGGAACACGCCGTTCGTCCGCAGCGACCGCTCGATCGCCACGGAGCTCTTCATCCTCCAGAACTCGTACACCATCAACGCCCGCGTCAACGAGCGGCTCCGCGAGATGAGCGCCGAGAATCCCGACGTGGCGTTCCCACCCCGGGGCGGCGTGCAGTTCGGTCCGGCGAGCCGGAGCATCAACAACGCCCTCGCCGTCTCGGCCACGAGCTTGGACCCGCAAGAGGCGGCCCTCCTGGCCAACCTCTACGCCGAGGAGTACGTCCGCCAGACGCAGGACGCCAGCCGCACCCACCTCGTCCAGACCCACGACTTCTTGGAGAAGCAAGCGGCGAAGCGCCGCGAGGAACTCCGGGCGGCCGAGGACGCGGTGGAGAACTACATGAGGCGGACCGGCGCCGTGGGCCTCAACCAGGAAGGGTCGTCCCTCGTCGCTCGGATCGCGGGCCTCGAAGCGCAGCGTGACGAGGCGCGGATCGACATGCAGATGCGCCGGACCCAGCTCTCGTCGATCAACGCGCAACTGAGCGACATCAACGCGCAGCTCCCCAAGCGCGTCTCGTCCAACGTCGACCGCCGCCTGGCCGTGCTGCAGGAGAACCTCGCCCGGCTCGAAGAGGAGCGCCGCGTCATCCTGGGTTATACCGGGGCGCGGGATCAGAGACGGCTCGACGAGATCAACGCGGAGATCCCGCGTCTCGAAGCGGAGGTCGACCAGCTGACCGAGGAGTACGTGAACGAGGTGATGGCGGTCGGTGGGATCGAAGCGGGATCGAGCGCTGTCGGGTTCGCGGCCGAGATGAAGCGGAACGCGGTTCAGCAAGCCATCGAGGTCGAGGGTCTCGAAGCGCGTGTCGGGACGCTCACTAGCCGCCTGCGCGAGTACCAGGCGGAGCTGGCGAACATCCCGGGGCAGTCGACGGACCTCGCGCGGCTCGAGCGCACGCGGCAGCACGCCGAGCAGATGTACCAGTACGTCGTGGAGCGGCTCCAGGAGACGAAGATCTCCCTCGAGTCCGAGCCGGGGTACGCCCGCGTCCTCCGTCACGCCAGCGTTCCTGGCATGCCCTTCGGCGCCGACCCCTTCAAGAACATCGCGATGGCGCTCCTCCTCGGCCTCGCCGCCGGGATCGCCCTCGCCCTCGTCCGCGACAAGCTCGACAACCGGATCTACAAGCCCGACCAGCTCCGCGACCGCGACCTCGACGTGCTCGGGGTGATCCCGGGGATGGAAGCCCTTATCAAGAAGGAGCACGGCGGGGACGAGTTCGCGGACTACCGCGGCCAGCGCATCTCGACGAACCTGACGACGCTCCTCCAGCCGCTCTCCTCCACGTCGGAGGCGTACCGCCACCTCCGGACGGCCGTGCAGTTCAGCCGCCCCGGCGTCGTGGTGCAGACGGTCCTCGTGACGAGCGCGGCCCCCTCGGAAGGGAAGTCGACGACGGCGGCCAACCTCGCCCTCACGATGGCGCAGGCCAAGCGGCGCACGCTCCTCATCGACGCGGACATCCGCAAGCCGAAGCAGCACAAGATGTTCGGGTGCCCGATCGAGCCGGGCCTCGTCCAGCTCCTCTACCAGGGCGATGCCCACCGCGATGCGGCCGTCGACGTGTTCCAGACCCCGTTCGACGAGAACCTCTTCGTCATGCCGGCCGGAGCGCTCGTGTCGGACACGCCGGGAGGGGAGGGGCCTACCCGTGTCGAGGAGCCGTCCGAGATGCTGGGCTCGAAGCGGATGCGCGACGTGCTCGAGACGCTCCGGGGCCAGTTCGACATCATCGTGATCGACTCCCCGCCCGTCCTCGCGGCGACCGACGCCGTCCTCCTCTCGACGCAGGCCGACGCGACGATCGTCGTGGCCTCCGCCGGGACGACGAAGGAGGGCGACCTCGAGCACAGCCTCGAGCGCCTCGGCGACGTGGGCGCCCACGTGATCGGCACGCTCCTCAACCGGTTCGACCTCTCGATGGCCTACGGCTACAAGTACAGCTACGGTCAGTACGGCCCGTACTCCAAGTACAGCTACGGGCAGGACGAAGCGCCGAAGCCGTGGTGGAAGCGTCTCCGCCGCGGCGAAGGGGTATCGTAG
- the parA gene encoding ParA family partition ATPase yields MSHVIAVLNTKGGAGKSTLATNLARAFQRDGRSVLIVDSDPQGTARDWRETGGDIDLPAVFGVDRPTLDIDIPKVAHAFDVIVIDGAAKMTKMAVSAIKAADLVLIPVQPSAADLWAVNDLVDMIEARQQLTDGRPRAAFVINRQILGTRLAGGVDEVLASYGVPVLESRTSQRVAYSEAMAAGLTVLDYEPDGKAADEIRSLYNELKGYLDG; encoded by the coding sequence ATGTCCCACGTCATCGCCGTGCTCAACACGAAGGGGGGGGCTGGGAAGTCCACCCTCGCTACCAACCTCGCCCGGGCGTTCCAGCGCGACGGGCGTTCCGTGCTGATCGTCGACTCCGACCCGCAGGGCACCGCCCGGGACTGGCGCGAGACCGGCGGCGACATCGACCTCCCGGCAGTGTTCGGGGTCGACCGGCCCACGCTCGACATCGACATCCCGAAGGTGGCCCACGCCTTCGACGTGATCGTCATTGACGGCGCGGCGAAGATGACCAAGATGGCGGTTTCCGCCATCAAGGCCGCCGACCTCGTCCTGATCCCGGTGCAACCCTCCGCCGCTGACCTCTGGGCCGTGAACGACCTCGTGGACATGATCGAGGCCCGGCAGCAGCTCACCGACGGCCGCCCGAGGGCGGCGTTCGTGATCAATCGCCAGATCCTCGGCACGCGCCTCGCAGGGGGCGTCGACGAGGTCCTCGCGTCGTACGGGGTCCCGGTCCTCGAGTCGAGGACGTCGCAGCGGGTCGCGTACAGCGAGGCGATGGCAGCGGGGCTGACCGTTCTCGACTACGAGCCGGACGGGAAGGCGGCCGATGAAATCCGGAGCTTGTACAACGAACTCAAGGGGTACCTCGATGGCTAA
- a CDS encoding MraY family glycosyltransferase translates to MEYSVLIAGFLVAFGTTALTTPIVRRLAIDYDWVDRPDGQRKLHADVVPAIGGIAIALGFGVGLSYLYAVRGLLPFDVVFPTPALWAGALAIVASGFYDDTRGLGFKGKLAVQALVAYALLHAGYRVDVSGLPFVGEDVYTQALVSIPVTLLWIVGVINAVNLLDGLDGLAAGVSLIGFAALGLIFGIHGEIGLVMIALIITGALAGFLLFNFNPASIFMGDSGSLFLGYLLATYSLSGTGHANPMMALAVPAVVLGLPLVDTALSVARRFVERKAICAPDRDHIHHRLTRTLSHRNAVLVLYAVALSFGVAAVALSVLPVALGIVLIVGVFALTGLGLNRLKYLRRSYVVPDIHPIGRSSGAASASEPNREAKAGESSVRFAASNGDGGSSSVDLVSMGPMTPAREVTSTRKLEGRAIADSHEALAARAAP, encoded by the coding sequence ATGGAATACTCGGTGCTCATAGCGGGCTTCCTCGTCGCCTTCGGCACGACGGCTCTCACCACGCCCATCGTCCGCCGCCTCGCCATCGACTACGACTGGGTCGACCGGCCGGATGGGCAGCGCAAGCTCCACGCCGACGTGGTCCCCGCCATCGGTGGGATCGCCATCGCGCTCGGGTTCGGCGTGGGCCTCTCGTACCTCTACGCCGTCCGCGGGCTGCTCCCCTTCGACGTCGTGTTCCCCACGCCGGCGCTGTGGGCCGGCGCGCTCGCCATCGTCGCGTCGGGGTTCTACGACGACACGCGCGGGCTCGGGTTCAAAGGGAAGCTGGCTGTCCAGGCCCTCGTCGCCTACGCCCTCTTGCACGCGGGCTACCGCGTCGACGTCTCCGGGCTCCCCTTCGTAGGGGAGGACGTCTACACGCAAGCCCTCGTCTCCATCCCCGTGACGCTTCTCTGGATCGTGGGCGTCATCAACGCGGTGAACCTCCTCGACGGCCTCGACGGGCTCGCGGCGGGGGTGTCGCTGATCGGCTTCGCGGCCCTCGGGCTCATCTTCGGGATCCACGGGGAGATCGGGCTGGTGATGATCGCGCTGATCATCACGGGGGCGCTCGCGGGCTTCCTCCTGTTCAATTTCAACCCGGCGTCGATCTTCATGGGCGACTCCGGGAGCCTGTTCCTCGGCTACCTCCTCGCGACGTACTCCCTCTCCGGCACGGGGCATGCGAACCCGATGATGGCCCTCGCCGTGCCGGCCGTGGTGCTGGGGCTCCCCCTCGTGGACACGGCGCTCTCCGTCGCCCGCCGGTTCGTGGAGCGGAAGGCGATCTGCGCCCCGGACCGCGACCACATCCACCACCGGCTCACGCGGACGCTGTCCCACCGCAACGCCGTGCTCGTGCTCTACGCCGTCGCGCTCAGCTTCGGCGTGGCCGCCGTCGCGCTCAGCGTCCTGCCCGTCGCGCTGGGGATCGTACTCATCGTGGGGGTCTTCGCGCTCACGGGGCTCGGGTTGAACCGGCTGAAGTACCTCCGCCGCAGCTACGTCGTACCGGACATCCACCCGATCGGTCGGTCCAGCGGAGCGGCTTCCGCCTCAGAGCCGAACCGTGAAGCGAAAGCGGGGGAATCGTCCGTCCGGTTCGCGGCTTCGAACGGGGACGGCGGCTCGTCCTCGGTGGACCTCGTATCGATGGGTCCCATGACCCCGGCTCGGGAGGTCACGTCCACCCGAAAGCTTGAGGGTCGCGCCATCGCCGACTCCCACGAGGCCCTCGCTGCCCGCGCGGCCCCTTGA